From the Billgrantia sulfidoxydans genome, one window contains:
- a CDS encoding efflux RND transporter periplasmic adaptor subunit yields the protein MNPMGRYFFVILLGVILGVTGSMVLGGNTFILNAVETAIGNDSSETGVEERGERAPLYWVAPMDPNYKRDKPGKSPMGMDLVPVYDDQDEGDTPGTVKISPDVVNNLGVKTGTVEKDTFDTTVRTVGYVQYDEDKLVHIHPRVEGWIEKLFAKSEGDRVTQGQPLYSIYSPTLVNAQEELLLAMNRGNQRLISAALERLRALQVPTEAIQSLKDTRQVSQTIILRAPQSGVLDNLQVREGMFVSPGMSMMSIGVLDHVWAVGEVFERQAALIAEGDEVRMTLDYLPEREWTGVVDYIYPSIDSETRTARVRVRFANDDLALKPGMFSQLTIMSDTTTEALQIPREALIRTGSQSRVVLALGDGKFKSIEVDVGRVGWETVEILSGLEEGDRIVTSAQFLLDSESSRTSDFRRMEHSDSAEEADENSLVETVWVPARIEDVMPDHGMVTLSHAPIAAWNWPAMSMDFQVADTVSLEQLKDGMDIHAELERIAEDKFALRGVHVDDVKTKAPSDEGMDHGETSNAERGQQDVMSHQGHATGESK from the coding sequence ATGAATCCAATGGGTAGGTACTTTTTCGTCATATTGTTAGGCGTCATTCTGGGCGTGACCGGCAGTATGGTCCTGGGAGGCAACACATTCATCCTGAATGCAGTAGAAACTGCTATTGGAAACGATAGTAGTGAGACTGGGGTGGAAGAGAGGGGGGAGCGCGCTCCCCTTTACTGGGTGGCGCCGATGGATCCTAACTATAAGCGAGACAAGCCTGGGAAATCCCCGATGGGGATGGACCTCGTACCGGTTTATGATGATCAGGACGAAGGGGATACTCCTGGCACAGTAAAAATTTCTCCTGATGTCGTCAACAATCTTGGTGTCAAAACAGGCACAGTCGAAAAGGATACCTTTGACACTACGGTAAGGACAGTTGGCTATGTCCAATACGATGAAGACAAGCTGGTACATATCCATCCCCGCGTCGAGGGGTGGATAGAAAAGTTATTTGCCAAGTCCGAAGGCGATCGCGTTACCCAAGGTCAACCGCTCTACTCGATCTATTCGCCGACGCTCGTGAATGCACAGGAAGAATTGTTGCTTGCAATGAACCGCGGCAACCAACGTCTGATTTCTGCCGCCTTGGAAAGGCTGCGCGCGTTACAAGTTCCCACTGAAGCCATCCAGAGTCTCAAGGATACACGCCAGGTCAGCCAGACGATCATCTTGCGCGCACCTCAGAGTGGCGTTTTGGACAACTTGCAAGTGCGTGAAGGAATGTTCGTGAGCCCGGGAATGAGCATGATGAGTATTGGCGTTCTTGATCATGTGTGGGCTGTCGGAGAGGTGTTTGAGCGCCAGGCAGCGTTGATCGCTGAGGGAGATGAGGTTCGCATGACTCTTGACTATCTACCCGAACGGGAGTGGACAGGGGTGGTGGACTATATATATCCAAGTATTGATAGTGAGACGCGTACGGCTCGTGTAAGGGTGCGTTTCGCTAACGATGACCTGGCGCTAAAACCTGGAATGTTTTCTCAGCTGACCATTATGTCCGATACGACGACTGAGGCATTGCAAATACCCCGTGAGGCCTTGATTCGCACCGGAAGCCAGTCGCGTGTCGTTCTTGCATTGGGTGATGGAAAATTCAAATCGATCGAAGTCGACGTCGGGCGCGTGGGTTGGGAAACCGTCGAGATATTATCGGGCCTTGAGGAGGGCGATCGCATCGTTACGTCGGCTCAGTTCCTTCTGGATTCCGAGTCAAGTCGAACATCAGACTTTCGACGAATGGAGCATAGTGACAGTGCTGAAGAGGCCGATGAGAATTCCCTTGTTGAGACCGTATGGGTGCCGGCACGCATCGAAGATGTCATGCCGGATCATGGCATGGTGACGCTATCCCATGCCCCCATCGCGGCGTGGAACTGGCCGGCCATGAGCATGGATTTCCAGGTTGCTGATACGGTTAGCCTTGAACAGCTGAAAGACGGTATGGACATCCATGCCGAACTCGAACGGATTGCGGAAGACAAGTTCGCTCTACGCGGTGTGCATGTTGATGATGTGAAGACCAAAGCACCCAGCGATGAGGGCATGGATCACGGAGAAACCAGTAATGCGGAACGCGGCCAGCAAGACGTGATGAGCCATCAAGGCCATGCAACTGGGGAGAGCAAGTAA
- a CDS encoding efflux RND transporter permease subunit, with protein sequence MIPALIRWSISNRFLVLLAAVILAGAGIYSVKNTPIDALPDLSDVQVIIKTNYPGQAPQVVEDQVTYPLTTAMLSVPGAATVRGYSFFGDSYVYVIFDEDTDPYWARSRVLEYLSQVAPTLPDSARPQLGPDATGVGWVYLYALIDKTGQHDLSELRSLQDWFLKYELQTVSGVSEVAALGGMVKQYQVVVDPEKLRAFDIPLAHIQTAIQRANQEVGASVVEMAEAEYMVRATGYIQSREDLASIPLGVDDNGTPLLLKDVADIGMGPQMRRGIAELNGEGETVGGIVVMRTGENAQKTIDGVKAKLEQLQSSLPEGVEVVTVYDRSGLIEKAVDNLLRGLLEELAIVALVCVLFLFHLRSALVAMISLPMGILTAFIIMNWQGINANIMSLAGIAIAIGAMIDGAVVLIENLHKHMERTPLTRENRWKVVADSAVEVGPALFFSLLIITVSFVPVFTLEAQEGRMFSPLAFTKTYAMAASAGLAVTLVPVLMGYFIRGRVLPEHKNPVNRLLVGVYMPVLKAVLRFPKTTIALVLAITLVGFWPVSKIGSEFIPPLDEGDLMYMPTTYPGLSIGKARELLQQTDKLIASVPEVDTVFGKIGRADTATDPAPLTMIETFIQLKPREEWREGMTTDKLKKELDSLVRIPGVSNAWVMPISTRIDMLATGIKTPVGIKVGGEDLKQIQSIGQQLETILSDVPGTASVYSERVAGGRYIKVDINRAQAARYGLNIADVQQVVATAIGGQNITQTIEGLERYPVNLRYPQDYRDSPERLAELPIVTANGQRIALADVADIYVEDGPPAIKSENARPNGWTFVDIEGVDVGTYVQRAMDVVAEELELPTGYSVTWSGQYEYMLRAKEKLSYVVPFTLAIIVILLYMSFKRFSEVAIIMGTLPLAMVGAIWLMYLLGYNFSVAVGVGFIALAGVAVEIGVIMLVYLNQAYQQMTERCQHKGVEPRRETLRHAVLHGAALRVRPVMMTSVSTIAGLLPLMYSSGTGSEIVSRIAAPMVGGMLSAVILTLLVLPCVYYLWKCRHVNHS encoded by the coding sequence ATGATTCCTGCGTTGATCCGTTGGTCAATAAGCAACCGTTTTCTCGTGCTTCTTGCTGCCGTGATTCTGGCGGGGGCGGGAATCTATTCAGTCAAGAATACCCCGATTGATGCTCTACCGGACTTGTCAGATGTGCAGGTGATCATCAAGACCAACTACCCGGGCCAGGCTCCGCAGGTCGTCGAAGATCAAGTCACCTACCCGCTCACCACGGCCATGCTGTCGGTTCCCGGGGCGGCAACGGTACGCGGATACTCCTTCTTCGGTGACTCCTACGTCTACGTGATCTTTGATGAGGATACCGATCCCTACTGGGCACGCTCTCGTGTGCTGGAGTATCTTTCTCAGGTGGCGCCTACGCTGCCGGACAGTGCGCGCCCACAGCTTGGCCCTGATGCCACTGGCGTGGGGTGGGTCTATCTCTACGCCCTCATCGACAAGACTGGCCAACATGATCTCAGTGAGTTGCGGAGCTTGCAGGACTGGTTCCTGAAGTATGAGCTTCAGACCGTGTCGGGCGTCTCTGAAGTCGCGGCGCTTGGCGGCATGGTCAAGCAATACCAGGTCGTGGTAGATCCGGAGAAACTGCGTGCCTTCGACATTCCCCTGGCTCACATCCAGACCGCTATACAGCGGGCCAACCAGGAAGTTGGCGCCTCGGTCGTCGAGATGGCCGAAGCCGAGTACATGGTGCGCGCCACTGGTTATATCCAGAGTCGTGAGGATCTTGCCAGTATCCCGCTGGGTGTGGATGACAATGGAACGCCTCTGCTGCTCAAGGATGTCGCCGACATCGGGATGGGGCCCCAGATGCGTCGTGGCATTGCCGAACTGAACGGGGAAGGTGAGACCGTCGGCGGCATCGTCGTCATGCGCACAGGAGAGAATGCCCAGAAGACGATCGATGGGGTCAAGGCCAAGCTTGAGCAGCTCCAGTCCAGCCTGCCGGAGGGGGTGGAGGTCGTGACGGTCTATGACCGTTCAGGCTTGATCGAAAAGGCGGTAGACAACCTGCTGCGTGGCTTGCTCGAGGAGTTAGCCATCGTAGCCTTGGTATGCGTGCTCTTCCTGTTCCATCTGCGCTCTGCGTTAGTGGCGATGATCAGCTTGCCGATGGGCATTCTCACTGCCTTCATCATCATGAACTGGCAGGGCATCAACGCCAACATCATGTCGCTTGCGGGTATCGCCATAGCGATCGGTGCCATGATCGATGGCGCCGTCGTATTGATCGAGAATTTGCACAAGCACATGGAGCGTACACCGTTGACGCGTGAGAACCGCTGGAAGGTGGTGGCCGACTCGGCGGTGGAAGTGGGACCGGCTCTTTTCTTCAGCTTGCTGATCATCACTGTCAGCTTTGTTCCTGTCTTTACCCTCGAGGCCCAAGAGGGGCGAATGTTTTCACCCTTGGCCTTCACCAAGACCTATGCCATGGCAGCCAGTGCCGGGCTGGCGGTCACCTTGGTTCCGGTGCTGATGGGCTATTTCATCCGCGGCCGCGTACTTCCTGAGCACAAGAATCCGGTCAATCGACTGCTGGTCGGGGTCTACATGCCGGTACTCAAGGCGGTATTGAGATTCCCAAAGACGACCATCGCCCTGGTGCTAGCGATAACCCTGGTAGGTTTCTGGCCGGTCAGCAAGATTGGCAGCGAGTTTATTCCACCCCTGGATGAAGGGGACTTGATGTACATGCCGACCACTTATCCAGGGCTGTCGATCGGCAAGGCGCGGGAGCTCCTTCAGCAGACCGATAAACTGATTGCCAGCGTACCGGAGGTGGACACGGTGTTTGGCAAGATCGGACGGGCCGACACGGCTACCGACCCTGCGCCGCTGACCATGATCGAAACATTCATTCAGCTCAAACCGCGGGAAGAGTGGCGAGAGGGGATGACCACCGACAAGCTCAAGAAGGAACTCGACAGCCTGGTGCGGATACCGGGGGTATCCAATGCCTGGGTGATGCCGATTTCGACGCGCATCGATATGCTGGCGACCGGGATCAAGACGCCGGTGGGCATCAAGGTGGGCGGAGAAGATCTCAAGCAGATTCAGTCCATCGGACAGCAGCTGGAGACGATCCTTAGCGATGTTCCTGGTACCGCTTCGGTCTATTCCGAGCGGGTGGCCGGAGGTCGCTATATCAAGGTTGATATCAACCGCGCTCAGGCGGCGCGCTATGGCCTGAACATTGCCGACGTGCAACAAGTGGTGGCGACCGCTATCGGTGGTCAGAACATTACTCAGACCATCGAGGGATTGGAGCGCTACCCGGTCAACCTGCGCTACCCACAGGATTACCGGGACTCCCCCGAGCGGCTGGCCGAGCTGCCGATCGTCACCGCCAATGGGCAGCGTATCGCGCTAGCAGACGTGGCGGACATCTACGTGGAGGACGGTCCACCGGCGATCAAGAGCGAAAACGCACGCCCTAACGGTTGGACCTTCGTGGATATCGAGGGTGTGGATGTCGGCACCTACGTGCAGCGCGCCATGGATGTCGTGGCGGAGGAGCTCGAGCTACCCACCGGATATTCGGTGACGTGGTCCGGGCAATATGAATACATGCTGCGTGCCAAGGAGAAGCTGAGCTATGTGGTGCCTTTCACGTTGGCCATCATCGTGATCCTGCTCTACATGAGCTTCAAGCGCTTCAGTGAGGTAGCCATCATCATGGGCACGCTACCACTGGCCATGGTAGGGGCCATCTGGCTGATGTATCTGCTGGGCTATAACTTCTCCGTGGCCGTGGGAGTGGGATTTATCGCTTTGGCCGGGGTGGCAGTCGAGATCGGAGTGATCATGCTCGTTTATCTCAACCAGGCCTATCAGCAGATGACCGAGCGCTGTCAACACAAGGGAGTAGAACCCCGTCGTGAGACACTTCGCCACGCCGTGCTGCACGGTGCTGCCCTGAGGGTGAGACCGGTAATGATGACGTCGGTCTCGACGATTGCCGGTCTTCTGCCGCTGATGTACAGCTCCGGCACGGGGTCCGAAATAGTCAGCCGCATTGCGGCCCCGATGGTGGGCGGTATGTTGAGCGCGGTGATACTGACGCTTCTGGTATTGCCTTGTGTCTACTATCTGTGGAAATGCCGCCATGTGAACCATTCATAA
- the lgt gene encoding prolipoprotein diacylglyceryl transferase, producing MIAYPQIDPVAFSLGPVQLHWYGLMYVVGLTAAWWLGRRRAHRLGLTHDDIGDLIFYGALGVIIGGRLGFVLFYGLDQLLTNPLWLFMVWEGGMSFHGGLAGVLIAAWLFARRHRLAYLQLTDFIAPLVPIGLGAGRLGNFINHELPGRASEVPWAMIFPPMLGLGPEPRHPSALYEFVLEGVVLFVVLWWVSRKPQTQGLISGLFLLLYGTFRFIVEFVRLPDPQLGFIAFDWLTMGQLLTVPMLAAGAFLVTTACRSQRTMVATSDR from the coding sequence ATGATTGCGTACCCACAGATCGATCCAGTGGCATTCTCCCTCGGACCGGTACAGCTACATTGGTATGGCCTAATGTACGTGGTGGGGCTGACGGCCGCATGGTGGCTGGGGCGGCGGCGAGCGCACCGCCTCGGCCTGACCCACGATGATATCGGTGACCTGATCTTCTATGGCGCTCTGGGCGTCATCATCGGCGGCCGCCTGGGCTTCGTGTTGTTCTATGGGCTCGATCAGCTCCTGACCAACCCCTTGTGGCTGTTCATGGTCTGGGAAGGGGGCATGAGTTTCCATGGGGGCCTGGCCGGCGTACTGATCGCCGCGTGGCTGTTCGCTCGCCGTCACCGCCTGGCCTACCTTCAGCTGACCGATTTCATCGCCCCGCTGGTGCCGATCGGTCTGGGGGCAGGGCGTCTGGGCAACTTCATCAATCACGAGTTGCCGGGGAGGGCCAGCGAAGTGCCCTGGGCGATGATCTTCCCTCCCATGCTGGGCTTGGGGCCTGAACCCCGACATCCATCAGCACTCTACGAGTTTGTCCTGGAGGGTGTGGTGCTGTTTGTCGTGTTGTGGTGGGTGTCACGGAAACCGCAAACTCAAGGGCTTATCTCGGGTCTATTCCTGCTTCTGTATGGCACCTTCCGTTTCATCGTGGAGTTTGTGCGCTTACCCGATCCTCAATTGGGCTTCATCGCCTTTGATTGGCTCACTATGGGACAGTTGTTGACGGTACCAATGTTGGCAGCAGGTGCGTTCCTGGTCACCACTGCATGTCGTAGTCAGCGAACCATGGTTGCTACATCGGACCGATAA
- a CDS encoding APC family permease, with product MMQSMDRTPQYKQNSLSLVGAIALGTGVMIGAGIFALTGQMAEMTGVLFPLAFLSAALIVSFSAYSYVKMSNAYPSAGGIGMYLSKAYGPTLTTAFHALLMYFSMVIAQSFLARTFGSYTLELFDFGDRSLLVPLLGVALLISAFLLNLSANKLIQGVASVLGFIKIGGIILFGVVGVIIADSVGMETSASTPEGSLSGFLGATALGILAFKGFTTITNSGSEIKDPHRNVGRAIMISIALCVVIYALVGFAVASNLSLSEIIETKDYSLAAAARPALGEAAVWFTVILAMLATAGGIIASIFAVSRMLAMLTEMKLVPHRHFHMPGSIQKHTLVYTVVLGLILTAFFDLSRIAALGIIFYLIMDIGIHWGVLRHLRKEVGASAAVLVIAILLDVAVLVGFLWVKATTDYLVLIVALVVMVAILIVERLFISRKGVSSLDDRTHSH from the coding sequence ATGATGCAGTCAATGGATAGAACGCCACAGTACAAGCAGAATAGCCTCTCGCTGGTCGGTGCGATTGCCTTAGGGACCGGGGTCATGATTGGCGCTGGTATTTTTGCTTTGACGGGACAGATGGCCGAGATGACGGGAGTGCTTTTCCCGTTAGCCTTCTTGTCAGCGGCACTAATCGTCTCTTTCAGTGCTTATTCCTACGTGAAAATGTCCAATGCCTATCCGTCAGCTGGTGGTATTGGCATGTACCTCAGCAAGGCTTATGGACCAACTCTGACCACCGCTTTCCATGCGCTTTTAATGTATTTCTCCATGGTGATAGCACAAAGCTTTTTGGCGAGAACCTTTGGGTCCTACACGCTAGAGCTTTTCGATTTTGGGGATAGGTCACTGCTTGTCCCCTTATTGGGTGTTGCGCTGCTGATATCTGCGTTTTTACTAAACCTCTCCGCCAACAAGCTGATTCAGGGTGTTGCGTCAGTACTCGGGTTCATAAAAATTGGTGGGATCATCTTGTTCGGGGTCGTCGGTGTCATCATCGCCGACTCGGTCGGCATGGAAACCTCGGCGTCGACGCCCGAGGGATCTCTGTCAGGCTTTCTAGGAGCAACCGCGTTGGGGATCCTGGCCTTCAAGGGGTTCACGACGATCACCAATAGTGGTTCAGAGATAAAAGATCCCCATCGCAACGTCGGCAGGGCGATCATGATCTCGATCGCCCTGTGTGTGGTGATCTATGCGCTGGTGGGCTTCGCTGTCGCCAGTAATCTGTCGCTGAGCGAGATAATCGAAACGAAAGATTATTCGTTGGCGGCTGCTGCCCGTCCTGCGCTGGGGGAGGCCGCCGTCTGGTTCACCGTCATTCTCGCCATGCTGGCCACCGCGGGTGGTATCATTGCCAGTATATTTGCGGTCTCACGCATGTTGGCAATGCTGACGGAAATGAAGCTGGTGCCACATCGCCACTTTCATATGCCAGGCAGTATCCAGAAGCATACCTTGGTCTATACGGTCGTGCTTGGCTTGATCTTAACGGCATTCTTTGACCTCAGTCGTATCGCTGCGCTTGGAATCATTTTCTATTTGATTATGGATATAGGTATTCATTGGGGGGTATTGCGTCATCTGCGTAAGGAAGTTGGTGCAAGCGCAGCGGTGCTAGTGATTGCTATACTCTTGGATGTAGCCGTGTTGGTAGGCTTCCTTTGGGTCAAGGCTACGACAGATTATTTAGTGTTAATTGTTGCTCTCGTTGTGATGGTGGCAATCTTGATTGTCGAGCGACTCTTTATCTCTCGCAAAGGAGTCTCAAGTTTAGACGACAGAACTCATTCACATTGA
- a CDS encoding ATPase, translating into MEIRTFGDLIDWTRQLHEHLACCLSHCADHNEEERAKMLLNYLAAHEHEMEYVVGELKNRADPKALNTYVYDYLEHKPIRTHRTCDAPYAALGFNEICREIFDFHDQVTDLYRTLVGKAEIPEARELLESLLELEQHEAMRLVRQTGRMDDL; encoded by the coding sequence ATGGAGATACGGACCTTTGGTGACCTGATTGACTGGACGCGGCAGCTTCATGAGCATTTGGCATGTTGTCTCTCTCACTGTGCCGATCATAATGAAGAAGAGCGTGCCAAGATGCTTCTTAATTATCTGGCAGCTCATGAGCATGAGATGGAGTATGTTGTTGGTGAGTTAAAAAATCGAGCGGATCCCAAAGCATTGAATACCTATGTGTATGATTATCTGGAGCACAAGCCGATCCGGACGCATCGGACCTGTGATGCCCCCTATGCCGCGCTGGGTTTTAATGAGATCTGCCGGGAGATTTTTGATTTCCATGATCAAGTGACGGATCTTTATCGTACCTTGGTGGGCAAGGCGGAGATTCCTGAAGCAAGGGAGTTGCTTGAATCCCTTCTTGAACTGGAACAGCACGAAGCGATGCGCCTTGTTCGGCAGACTGGGAGGATGGACGATCTGTAA
- a CDS encoding DUF2933 domain-containing protein: MKRPESTKTPSGEAESQKEPPSPAGALHKWMMTACVVLMGGAVLLVMWRGQSLSSVAWLLLPLALCLGMHFLMHRHVGHDQRDRDE; this comes from the coding sequence ATGAAACGACCAGAGTCCACCAAGACCCCCTCGGGAGAGGCCGAATCACAGAAAGAGCCGCCTTCCCCTGCCGGGGCACTCCATAAATGGATGATGACCGCCTGCGTGGTGCTGATGGGAGGCGCCGTGCTGCTGGTCATGTGGCGCGGGCAATCACTGAGCAGCGTCGCCTGGCTGCTGCTGCCCCTGGCCCTCTGTCTCGGCATGCACTTTCTGATGCACCGTCATGTCGGGCATGATCAGCGCGACCGAGATGAATAG
- a CDS encoding heavy metal translocating P-type ATPase has translation MSDTRSRTITLTVPGMGSDHCAGIVRKTLERLDGVSEIQTNIANHHVSVTVEEGGPDGNTLKGAVEGAGYDVAAVSGGGQQQIRLTVPGMGSDHCAGIVRKTLERLDGVGEIQTNIASHRVSVTIEAGGPDGEALKRAVEGAGYDVAAVQTEEQEAGDGDAEIEEAYLSQARKRLIIAAVPTTLIMLLMMPHMFWQPIPGYLAIIAVLAFPVVFLYGGIATHKSTWRSLKNGTFNMDVLISMGSLPPYLIGLVGFVYPMTSFIEMAATIMTFHLLGRYLEALAKGRASQAIRRLMTLGAKTARVERDGEEVEVAVKELAPGDIMVVRPGDKVPTDGEVVEGESHLDESIATGESIPVYKSPGDSVIGATINKEGRLRVKATRVGGDTFLSQVVRLIDQAQGSRVPIQEFADRMTGRFVPAVLAIALASLVAWALFPDALRPILDWGATFLPWVNPEAATPVLAILAAIAVLVIACPCALGLATPTALMVGSGIGAERGILIRSGEAIQTFKDVKVMVLDKTGTITRGEPKLTEAIAAEGVDENRLLTLAASVENASEHPIARAIVDGARERDVKPGEVSEFRSTGARGVSGKVGDEVVLIGNRRLLEEEGVTGLEALDDAMGELEGKGRTVVIVAADGQALGLVAVADTLKQESVEAIRGMHDLGLHVVMITGDNERAARAVAEEVGIDEVQAGVLPEGKVDAIRALQEQHGNHVAMVGDGINDAAALKQANVGIAIGAGADVAIEAADVTLVRGELTAVVDAMHLSRATFAKIVQNLIWASAYNVAAIPIASIGLLHPMIGVIAMTTSSLSVIGNSLLLKRRYAREQPRGEPSTATPSAQAKGDRA, from the coding sequence ATGAGTGACACCAGGTCCAGAACGATCACCCTGACGGTACCCGGCATGGGCAGCGACCACTGCGCCGGCATCGTGCGCAAGACCCTCGAGCGCCTCGATGGCGTGAGCGAGATCCAGACCAATATCGCCAACCATCATGTCAGCGTGACGGTCGAGGAAGGCGGACCCGACGGCAACACCCTGAAGGGAGCCGTCGAGGGTGCCGGCTATGACGTGGCCGCCGTCAGCGGTGGTGGCCAGCAGCAGATTCGCCTGACGGTGCCCGGCATGGGCTCGGACCACTGCGCCGGCATCGTGCGCAAGACGCTCGAACGCCTCGATGGCGTGGGCGAGATCCAGACCAATATCGCCAGCCACCGCGTCAGTGTGACCATCGAGGCCGGTGGCCCCGATGGTGAGGCGCTGAAGCGCGCCGTCGAGGGGGCCGGCTATGACGTGGCCGCCGTGCAGACCGAGGAGCAGGAGGCGGGCGACGGCGACGCCGAGATCGAGGAGGCCTATCTTTCCCAGGCCCGCAAGCGGCTGATCATCGCTGCGGTACCCACCACCCTGATCATGCTGCTGATGATGCCGCACATGTTCTGGCAGCCGATTCCCGGCTACCTGGCCATCATCGCCGTGCTGGCCTTCCCGGTGGTGTTTCTCTATGGCGGTATCGCCACCCACAAGTCGACCTGGCGCTCGCTGAAGAACGGCACCTTCAACATGGACGTGCTGATCTCCATGGGCAGCCTGCCGCCCTACTTGATCGGCCTAGTCGGCTTCGTCTACCCCATGACCTCATTCATCGAGATGGCCGCCACCATCATGACCTTCCACCTGCTGGGCCGTTACCTGGAGGCACTCGCCAAGGGACGCGCCTCCCAGGCCATCCGCCGCCTGATGACCCTGGGTGCCAAGACAGCACGCGTCGAGCGCGATGGCGAGGAAGTCGAGGTGGCGGTGAAGGAGCTGGCCCCGGGCGACATCATGGTCGTGCGCCCCGGCGACAAGGTCCCCACCGACGGCGAGGTGGTCGAGGGCGAGAGCCACCTCGACGAGTCCATCGCCACCGGCGAATCGATCCCGGTCTACAAGAGCCCCGGCGACAGCGTGATCGGCGCCACCATCAACAAGGAGGGACGCTTGCGGGTCAAGGCGACCCGCGTCGGCGGCGATACCTTCCTCTCCCAAGTGGTGCGGCTGATCGACCAGGCTCAGGGCTCGCGGGTACCGATCCAGGAATTCGCCGATCGCATGACCGGCCGCTTCGTACCGGCGGTGCTGGCCATCGCCCTGGCCAGCCTGGTGGCCTGGGCACTGTTCCCGGATGCCCTGCGACCGATACTCGACTGGGGTGCGACCTTCCTGCCCTGGGTGAACCCCGAGGCCGCCACGCCGGTGCTGGCGATTCTCGCCGCCATCGCCGTGCTGGTCATCGCCTGTCCCTGCGCCCTGGGCCTGGCCACCCCCACGGCGCTGATGGTCGGCTCCGGCATCGGTGCTGAGCGTGGCATCCTGATCCGTTCCGGCGAAGCGATCCAGACCTTCAAGGACGTCAAGGTGATGGTGCTCGACAAGACCGGCACCATCACCCGCGGCGAACCAAAACTCACCGAGGCCATCGCCGCCGAAGGCGTCGACGAAAACCGCCTGCTGACCCTGGCGGCGAGCGTGGAGAACGCCTCGGAGCACCCTATCGCCCGAGCCATCGTCGACGGTGCCCGGGAGCGTGATGTGAAACCCGGCGAGGTCAGCGAGTTCCGTTCCACCGGTGCGCGCGGTGTCTCGGGCAAGGTTGGCGACGAAGTGGTGCTGATCGGCAATCGCCGGTTGCTGGAAGAGGAAGGCGTGACCGGCCTCGAGGCCCTGGATGACGCCATGGGCGAGCTCGAGGGCAAGGGCCGCACCGTGGTAATCGTCGCTGCCGACGGCCAGGCACTCGGCCTAGTGGCCGTGGCCGACACCCTCAAGCAGGAGTCGGTGGAGGCCATCCGCGGCATGCATGATCTCGGTCTGCACGTGGTGATGATCACCGGCGACAACGAACGCGCCGCCCGCGCCGTAGCTGAAGAGGTGGGCATCGACGAGGTCCAGGCCGGTGTGCTGCCGGAAGGCAAGGTTGATGCCATCCGCGCGCTGCAGGAACAACACGGCAACCACGTGGCCATGGTCGGCGACGGCATCAACGACGCCGCGGCACTGAAGCAGGCCAACGTGGGCATCGCCATCGGTGCCGGGGCCGACGTGGCCATCGAGGCGGCGGACGTGACCCTGGTACGCGGCGAGCTCACCGCCGTGGTGGACGCCATGCACCTCTCGCGAGCCACCTTCGCCAAGATCGTCCAGAACCTGATCTGGGCCAGCGCCTATAACGTGGCCGCCATCCCCATCGCCTCCATAGGCCTGTTGCACCCGATGATCGGCGTCATCGCCATGACCACCAGCTCCCTCTCGGTGATCGGCAACTCGCTGCTGCTCAAGCGGCGTTACGCCCGTGAGCAGCCCCGCGGAGAGCCTTCCACTGCCACCCCATCGGCCCAAGCCAAAGGCGACCGCGCATGA
- a CDS encoding Spy/CpxP family protein refolding chaperone yields MEIRKHTLALGLALALGASGSGIALAQSMPTNQPNQGSGMTGGSGGQGGMGPDMMGGMMGGGQGGMGPGMMGGMMGGGGQGGMGPGMMGGMMGGGMMPCPMMGEGMGMMSMLDSDQRSQMRELMQEHRPAQFERKGRLMNLRDDLMAEMHGERPDPEQVQELHGRMAELHGEMMAEMVRMRNAMHDLMTDEQREQLRQAAPADVDPEDHDAHH; encoded by the coding sequence ATGGAAATTCGCAAGCATACTCTCGCTCTCGGACTCGCCCTGGCACTCGGTGCCAGTGGTAGCGGCATCGCTCTCGCCCAGAGCATGCCGACCAATCAGCCCAATCAGGGTAGCGGCATGACGGGCGGCAGCGGCGGCCAAGGCGGCATGGGCCCTGACATGATGGGCGGAATGATGGGCGGCGGCCAGGGCGGCATGGGCCCCGGCATGATGGGGGGCATGATGGGCGGCGGCGGCCAGGGCGGCATGGGCCCCGGCATGATGGGAGGCATGATGGGCGGCGGCATGATGCCCTGCCCGATGATGGGCGAGGGCATGGGCATGATGTCGATGCTCGACTCCGATCAGCGCAGCCAGATGCGCGAACTGATGCAGGAGCACCGCCCGGCCCAGTTCGAGCGCAAGGGGCGCCTGATGAACCTGCGCGACGACCTGATGGCCGAGATGCACGGCGAACGTCCGGACCCTGAGCAGGTGCAAGAACTCCACGGCCGCATGGCCGAGTTGCACGGCGAGATGATGGCCGAGATGGTGCGCATGCGTAACGCCATGCACGACCTCATGACCGATGAGCAGCGCGAGCAGCTCCGCCAGGCGGCGCCCGCCGACGTGGATCCCGAGGACCACGATGCCCATCACTGA